A DNA window from Halichondria panicea chromosome 16, odHalPani1.1, whole genome shotgun sequence contains the following coding sequences:
- the LOC135350080 gene encoding gamma-sarcoglycan-like translates to MDEPEIVQQLHAQENNNPIGVYGWRKRCLYFFVLLLVVVLLVNLGLTIWILVVLRYNVNGMGSLRLTDNGIRVEGQADFIGPLFANSISADQSSSLLLQSSEAIDVNVDGSSSLSLSNSMCSITAPLLQMLSSSTGGTPALRIDHQGVSVGAAHLDVRGALGLTLGGPLETAQIVSVPGDNLQLLSPSGEMTLIGSQGVRIHDGTGFNGIELTSNDDISITSRSGAVSLDGQNINLPRLQRAGSGGSIYEVCACSSGELYLVPSTSSCDNHNGICN, encoded by the exons ATGGATGAGCCAGAGATTGTCCAGCAACTGCATGCACAAGAGAACAACAACCCAATAGGAGTATATGGCTGGAGAAAAAGGTGCCTGTATTTCTTTGTTCTGTTGCTGGTGGTTGTTTTGCTGGTTAACCTTGGACTTACCATATGGATACTAGTGGTGCTACGCTACAATGTG AATGGTATGGGCTCACTAAGACTTACAGACAATGGGATCAGAGTGGAAGGACAAGCAGACTTTATAGGCCCCCTGTTTGCAAATTCCATATCGGCAGATCAA AGCTCTTCGCTGCTACTGCAATCAAGTGAAGCAATTGATGTCAATGTGGATGGAAGTTCTTCTCTAAGCCTCAGCAATAGCATGTGCAGTATCACTGCCCCTTTGCTACAGATGCTTTcctcctctactggtggtACCCCTGCTCTTAGGATTGATCATCAGGGGGTCTCTGTGGGGGCAGCACATTTGGACGTCAGGGGGGCACTGGGACTCACTCTGGGGGGACCACTAGAAACAGCACAGATAGTATCAGTTCCAGGGGACAATTTGCAGCTTTTGTCTCCGTCAGGGGAGATGACATTGATCGGATCTCAGGGGGTCAGAATTCATGATGGTACCGGGTTCAACGGGATCGAATTAACTTCTAACGACGATATCTCCATCACATCAAGAAGTGGAGCG GTGTCCTTAGACGGTCAAAACATTAATCTACCCAGACTACAGAGAGCAGGTTCTGGAGGTAGCATCTACGAAGTATGTGCTTGTTCCAGTGGTGAGCTATATTTGGTGCCATCAACTAGTAGCTGTGACAATCATAATGGCATCTGCAACTGA
- the LOC135350053 gene encoding protein Red-like: protein MPEGAHESNDGSRAHLTNDDFRRLLMTPKPQASADSAEKPPKRQPVDRTPDTRKAKKKSFHAKVTREEDEWEAALSKKYRDRAKERRSGDNPDYKGKEDALSISDITTYKSVAPNIVDPSFAVEARNKAIQESKFLGGDLQHTHLVKGLDFLLLDKVRQEHVTREQEQEEMMLLEKKREKERARRAEHEDLKVHTTLGKNIYRTLFLTKVPEKNELFAPRRMAYVYDLEDEYAQSDIPTTLMRSRADCPTQQATTLTTNDIVINKLTQILSYLRQGSKAGKKGKKRDKGRFQAPSVPVPVKLGPEANLSIFGDIGDYKPDLKLKAKSGSKSESSKYFNKQSDDKAPGSSSAVDMVNSINTKYGSMSEIEPSYLKLPSAAPPLAESEPLPTETEEEPPTKSESVSGLRGLAMDSHYSECYPGGLGDYDANYDSDDDADFSKMDLGNKKGPVKRWDFDNEEDYGDYQSKREALPKAAFQYGVKMNEGRKTRRYGGGPGEKKNKEKAKLDREWQKISAILDKRQGGSGGGSSAAKKQKMNN from the exons ATGCCTGAAG GAGCTCATGAAAGCAATGATGGCAGCAG GGCACACTTGACGAATGATGATTTCCGTCGACTGCTGATGACCCCAAAGCCCCAGGcttctgctgactcagcagaaaaGCCCCCGAAGAGGCAGCCAGTGGACAGAACACCAGACACCAGGAAGGCCAAGAAGAAGAG CTTCCATGCCAAGGTGACAAGAGAGGAAGATGAGTGGGAGGCTGCTCTGTCCAAGAAGTACAGAGATAGG gccAAGGAGCGTCGTTCTGGAGATAACCCTGACTACAAAGGCAAAGAGGATGCTCTGTCCATATCTGATATCACCACTTACAAGTCTGTGGCCCCTAACATCGTCGATCC GAGCTTTGCTGTTGAGGCGAGGAATAAAGCAATTCAAGAATCCAAGTTCTTGGGAGGTGACTTACAACACACTCACTTGGTAAAGGGTCTGGACTTTCTGCTTCTGGATAAG GTTCGTCAGGAGCATGTGACTCGAGAGCAGGAGCAGGAAGAGATGATGCTATTGGAGAAGAAAAGAGAGAAGGAGAGAGCACGAAGGGCGGAACACGAGGACCTCAAAGTTCACACAACATTAG GCAAGAATATCTATCGGACATTATTCTTGACGAAGGTGCCGGAAAAGAATGAACTATTTGCACCCAGGAGAATG GCGTACGTGTACGATCTTGAGGATGAGTATGCCCAAAGTGACATCCCCACCACCCTGATGAGAAGCAGGGCAGACTGCCCCACACAGCag GCAACAACTCTTACAACCAATGACATAGTGATCAACAAGCTGACACAGATCCTCTCTTACCTAAGGCAGGGCTCAAAAGCAGGTAAAAAAGGAAAGAAGAGAGACAAAGGGAGGTTTCAAG CTCCTTCTGTGCCTGTGCCAGTGAAGCTTGGACCAGAGGCAAACTTAAG CATTTTTGGAGATATTGGAGATTACAAGCCTGATCTCAAGTTGAAAGCCAAGTCTGGATCCAAATCTGAGAGTAGCAAATATTTCAACAAGCAAAGTGATGACAAAG CACCCGGTAGTAGCTCTGCAGTTGATATGGTCAATTCCATCAATACCAAGTATGGAAGTATG TCTGAGATTGAGCCAAGCTATCTGAAGCTACCGTCTGCGGCTCCCCCATTGGCTGAGTCAGAGCCACTCCCTACAGAGACGGAGGAGGAACCCCCCACCAAGTCAGAGAGTGTCAGTGGACTCAGGGGTCTGGCCATGGACAGTCACTATTCTGAGTGTTACCCTGG TGGGTTGGGTGACTATGATGCCAACTATGACAGTGATGATGATGCTGACTTCTCCAAGATGGACCTC GGGAACAAGAAAGGACCTGTGAAGCGTTGGGATTTTGATAATGAGGAAGACTACGGTGACTATCAGTCCAAGAGAGAAGCCCTTCCCAA GGCTGCATTTCAGTATGGTGTCAAAATGAACGAGGGCAGGAAGACTCGGCGCTACGGAGGGGGTCCGGGGGAGAAGAAGAACAAAGAGAAAGCCAAACTGGACAGAGAGTGGCAAAAAATTAGTGCT ATCCTAGACAAGCGTCAGGGTGGCAGCGGTGGTGGGAGCTCTGCCGCCAAGAAACAGAAAATGAACAATTAA